Proteins co-encoded in one Nitratireductor kimnyeongensis genomic window:
- the rpsK gene encoding 30S ribosomal protein S11 → MAKEAARVRRRERKNISSGVAHVNSSFNNTMITITDAQGNAIAWSSAGAQGFKGSRKSTPFAAQVAAEDCARKAAEHGMRTLEVEVSGPGSGRESALRALQAAGFTITSIRDVTPIPHNGCRPRKKRRV, encoded by the coding sequence ATGGCCAAGGAAGCCGCACGCGTTCGTCGTCGCGAACGTAAGAATATCTCGTCGGGTGTTGCTCACGTCAATTCGAGCTTCAACAACACGATGATCACCATTACGGATGCACAGGGCAATGCAATTGCCTGGTCTTCCGCAGGCGCTCAGGGCTTCAAGGGCTCGCGCAAGTCGACGCCGTTTGCCGCACAGGTCGCTGCCGAGGATTGTGCCCGCAAGGCTGCCGAACACGGCATGCGCACGCTCGAGGTCGAGGTTTCCGGCCCTGGTTCGGGCCGTGAGTCCGCGCTTCGCGCGCTGCAGGCTGCCGGCTTCACCATCACGTCCATTCGCGATGTGACGCCGATCCCGCACAATGGTTGCCGCCCGCGCAAGAAGCGCCGCGTATAG